The Paraburkholderia hospita DNA segment ACCGAAAAAAGGCCAACCACACCCCTTCCCGCCAAAAACCAAAATTATAGCGGATCACAGCGCCAGGGCTGGGCGCACCCAGCCTACAACACAGCATGCTCAACGATCAGTTGCACCCGTGCAACGCCATTCCACGTATCCGCCGACAGCCGATAGGCAACAGTCGTCCGCGCGGGCAGCGGCGCCGTGTGATTGAACCAGATCGCATTGAACCGCTGGCGCCCGCGCATCAACTGCAGCTTCAGATGTTTATCCTTCACCAGCGCCTGCGACATCACATCGAACTCGCCCGAGAAAACAGGCGCCGGAAACCCCTGTCCCCAGACAGCCGCATCAATCATCTCGACGAATTGCGGCGTGAAATACGCATCTTCGAGATCGCCATCCGTCTCGACCGTGCGCGCCAGCACGTCCTGAGTGAGCCACTCGCGCCCAACCCGCTCGAACGCCGCGGTAAAGCGCGGAATATCGGCCGTAGCGATCGTCAGACCCGCGGCCATCGCGTGGCCACCAAATTTGGCGATCAGCCCCGGCTCGCGCTTCGACACGAGATCGAGCGCATCGCGCAGATGGAAACCCGGAATAGAGCGGCCCGAGCCCTTGACGGTGGTGCCGCCATCATCGGCCAGCGCGAACGTGAACGACGGCCGGTGGAATTTCTCCTTCAGCCGCCCGGCCACGATACCGATCACGCCCTGGTGCCAGCTCGGATTGAACAGCGTGATCGTCGTCGAGTCGGCGGGATCGACCGTCGACAGGTCGTCGAGCGCCTGCTGCTGCATGCCCGCTTCGATTTCGCGCCGCTCGCGGTTCATCGTGTCGAGTTGCTGCGCGAGTTCCCACGCACGTCCGACGTCGTCCGTCGTCAGGCAGTCGATGCCCAGCGACATGTCCGACAGCCGTCCCGCCGCATTCAGGCGCGGCCCCAGTGCGAAGCCGAGATCGAAGCCCGACGCGCTGCGCGCATCGCGGCCCGCGGCGCGAAAAAGGGCGGCGATGCCCGGCTGCATGCGGCCGTTGCGGATGCGCTGCAAGCCCTGCGCGACCAGCACCCGGTTGTTGCCGTCGAGCTTCACGACGTCGGCGACCGTGCCGAGCGCGACGAGATCGAGCAGACCGTCCAGACGCGGTTCCGGGCGCGCGTCGCCGAATGCGCCACGGCGGCGCAGTTCGGCGCGCAGCGCGAGCAGCACATAGAACATCACGCCGACGCCCGCGATGCACTTGCTCGGGAACGTACAGCCCGGCTGGTTCGGATTGACGATCGCGCGCGCAGCGGGCAACTCGTCGCCGGGCAAATGGTGATCGGTGACGAGCACGTCGATGCCGAGCGCATTCGCCGCCTCGACGCCGTCGACGCTCGCAATGCCGTTATCGACGGTGATCAGCAACTCGGGCTTGCCGCCCGGCCGTTGCGCGGCCAGCGCGACGATTTCCGGCGTGAGGCCGTAGCCGTACTCGAAGCGGTTCGGCACGAGGTAGTCGATCTGTGCGCCGAACATCCGCAAGCCGCGCACGGCGACAGCGCAAGCCGTCGCGCCGTCGCAGTCGTAGTCCGCGACGACCAGCATGCGGCGCCGGCCTTCGATGGCATCGGCGAGCAGAGCCGCGGCCGCATCGCAGCCTTTTAGCGACGCGGGTGGCGTCAGGCGCGCGAGCCCGATTTCGAGCTCATCGGGCAGGCACACGCCGCGCGATGCATAGAGGCGCGCGAGCACGGGATGCAGGCCGTGGCGGATCAGCGCTTCCGCGTCGGCGGGAGAGCAGGGGCGTGTAACGATTCGAGTCATGCGGCAAAACCTGGAGCAGAAGAACAGTTCATTCGATGAAGAGCGACGCGAACAGGCGCCGTCGCCAGAATTTGCGCAAATCGCCGCGCGTAATGTCGAGTGTCACCGAGCCCGTGTCGCCGCACAGCGTCAGGCCGAGTGTGCCGAGTTCGCCCGCCTGCAGCGCGGCGAGCGCGGGCGCGAGCCAGTCGCGCTCCAGCGCGGCGAACGCGGCGTTCCAGCGGAACCAGTCCTGCTCGATAAAAGGCGCGGAAAACGGGTCGAGTTCGATCAGCGTGGTGGCGGCGCTGCCGTTCGCGCTGTCCGAACGCCATGCGTCGTAAGTCGCAGGCGGCGCGGCCGTTGCCGCCTGCGCGGCGAGCGCGAGACCGCGCGTCGCCGCCGCATCCGACAGCACGCGCGCAAAGTCGCTTTTGACCGGCTGCGCCGCGCCTTGCGCGTGAAACCAGATCGAATTGACGGCGGGCAGGCCGCGCGCCTCGCGCGCCTCGTTCACGGGATGCTCGAACCAGGCCATCTGCACTTCGTTCTGCAGCTTCATCCACGCACGCGAGCGCTCGCCCGTGTGCGCTTCGTGCGGCAGCCAGATTTCGATGTTGCGCCCGCTCGCGCGCAGCGGCGAGGCGCCCGCCAGCGTGCCGAACGCGTCGCTCGACAGATACCAGCGCGACGGCTGCGGCGCCTCGATCCGCACGCCCAGTTCCTCGATCAGCGGACGCGCGACGTCGAACAGCGCGCGCGCGTCGTCGTTCGCGAGTTCCAGCGACGCGGGATCGATCAGCACCAGATGGTCGTGCGCGATCCGCACATGCACCGGCTGCACGCATGCCCATGTCGCGTCGCCGGGGTTACCGCCGTCGGCGAGCAGCATGTAGGGCGCGAGGGGCGCCTCGTCGGCGGCGGCCGTGCCGGCGGGCACCGCGCCAAAACTGCGGGCCACCCAGCGCTCGTGCGGCAGCGTGCGCTGGAAGTCTTCGCCGATCACACGTTCGACCAGCGTCGCGCGGGCGATCAGTTTGTCGAGGGCGGGAATGTCGAGGGAATACAGCGCGGTGGACGCATCGGCTGCGGCGGGCAGCGCGAAAGGTAGAAGGAGATGCAGGCGGTTGGCATTCATGATGCTGCGCATTGTATGGCAAACTTCGCCCCGTTGATCCGCGATGGCGGGCGATCAGACCGGGCCCGAATGCGTGATTTGCGCGCCGGTGCGTACAATTCACGCAACGATTGCGCACCGGACGGTGCGATGTTGCGCGCGCCGTTGCACGGCGTCACAGCCGGCGCGCCGTATGAGGAAAGCCGCTGCAAGCCGGCGTTCTGGAACCATCGGCCGAAATTCGCGCCCAATCGACACGGCTCTCGCGCGCCTGACGGCGTTTTTCGCCGACCGCGCGGACAGTCAGGGCAAATGCAGAACACAGCGCAATCACGCTGAAAAAGGACTCGCTTGAAACTTCCATACGAATGGCAGATAGGCTGGCGCTACACGCGT contains these protein-coding regions:
- the recJ gene encoding single-stranded-DNA-specific exonuclease RecJ produces the protein MTRIVTRPCSPADAEALIRHGLHPVLARLYASRGVCLPDELEIGLARLTPPASLKGCDAAAALLADAIEGRRRMLVVADYDCDGATACAVAVRGLRMFGAQIDYLVPNRFEYGYGLTPEIVALAAQRPGGKPELLITVDNGIASVDGVEAANALGIDVLVTDHHLPGDELPAARAIVNPNQPGCTFPSKCIAGVGVMFYVLLALRAELRRRGAFGDARPEPRLDGLLDLVALGTVADVVKLDGNNRVLVAQGLQRIRNGRMQPGIAALFRAAGRDARSASGFDLGFALGPRLNAAGRLSDMSLGIDCLTTDDVGRAWELAQQLDTMNRERREIEAGMQQQALDDLSTVDPADSTTITLFNPSWHQGVIGIVAGRLKEKFHRPSFTFALADDGGTTVKGSGRSIPGFHLRDALDLVSKREPGLIAKFGGHAMAAGLTIATADIPRFTAAFERVGREWLTQDVLARTVETDGDLEDAYFTPQFVEMIDAAVWGQGFPAPVFSGEFDVMSQALVKDKHLKLQLMRGRQRFNAIWFNHTAPLPARTTVAYRLSADTWNGVARVQLIVEHAVL
- a CDS encoding regulator; its protein translation is MRSIMNANRLHLLLPFALPAAADASTALYSLDIPALDKLIARATLVERVIGEDFQRTLPHERWVARSFGAVPAGTAAADEAPLAPYMLLADGGNPGDATWACVQPVHVRIAHDHLVLIDPASLELANDDARALFDVARPLIEELGVRIEAPQPSRWYLSSDAFGTLAGASPLRASGRNIEIWLPHEAHTGERSRAWMKLQNEVQMAWFEHPVNEAREARGLPAVNSIWFHAQGAAQPVKSDFARVLSDAAATRGLALAAQAATAAPPATYDAWRSDSANGSAATTLIELDPFSAPFIEQDWFRWNAAFAALERDWLAPALAALQAGELGTLGLTLCGDTGSVTLDITRGDLRKFWRRRLFASLFIE